The Cyclobacteriaceae bacterium genome includes a region encoding these proteins:
- the mnmD gene encoding tRNA (5-methylaminomethyl-2-thiouridine)(34)-methyltransferase MnmD, which translates to MSGINIIVTEDGSHSLFNSDLNETYHSIHGAIQESKHVFIRAGLEHWLDKNKTANLRILEIGFGTGLNALLTILYSKAQAIHYNSWEAYPLDSSLTNQLNYGQELGSPELFSLIHSAFWEKSVAISSQFILGKHKGDILTEEINPSEKFDIIYYDAFGPSKQPDMWTLPVLTKIINVLDKKGIFVTYCAKGQVKRDLKSLGLEVETLPGPPGKLQMIRATRN; encoded by the coding sequence ATGAGTGGAATTAATATCATCGTCACAGAAGATGGTTCTCATTCCCTTTTTAATTCCGACCTGAACGAAACATATCATTCTATTCATGGAGCCATTCAGGAGTCAAAACATGTGTTCATTCGTGCCGGACTTGAACATTGGCTTGACAAGAATAAAACCGCAAATCTTAGAATTCTTGAAATTGGGTTCGGTACTGGATTAAATGCGTTACTAACAATCCTTTATTCAAAAGCTCAAGCGATACATTACAATTCATGGGAGGCCTATCCACTGGATTCATCGCTAACGAATCAACTAAACTATGGTCAGGAGCTTGGATCTCCTGAATTATTTTCACTGATCCATTCAGCATTCTGGGAAAAGTCTGTTGCTATTTCTTCTCAATTCATTCTTGGAAAACATAAGGGTGATATTCTTACCGAAGAGATTAATCCGTCTGAAAAGTTTGATATCATTTATTATGATGCGTTTGGTCCTTCAAAGCAGCCTGATATGTGGACACTCCCCGTTTTGACGAAGATTATTAATGTGCTTGATAAAAAAGGGATTTTTGTGACCTATTGTGCAAAAGGTCAAGTGAAACGTGATCTGAAATCTTTAGGGTTGGAAGTCGAAACATTGCCTGGCCCACCCGGGAAATTGCAAATGATACGGGCAACCAGGAATTGA
- a CDS encoding 5-formyltetrahydrofolate cyclo-ligase: protein MNKRELRIEYTARRKNLSTALCSQYNLQIYNHFFSNIDLSFIKVLHTYLPIEKNHEPDTWQILDRIKREFPQIRISVPRTAADETLENIYFEGLHQLKPNAWGISEPAQGVPTPADKIDLVLIPLLTFDKLGHRVGYGKGYYDRFLKDCGKNCQKIGLSFFEAVDRIDDVNEFDIRMNACITPSGFIVF, encoded by the coding sequence ATGAATAAAAGGGAGCTTCGGATAGAGTACACTGCCAGGAGAAAAAACCTATCCACTGCTCTATGCTCTCAATACAATCTTCAAATTTATAATCACTTCTTCTCAAACATTGATCTTTCCTTTATAAAGGTTCTCCATACTTATCTTCCGATAGAAAAAAATCATGAGCCGGACACCTGGCAGATACTGGATAGAATTAAAAGGGAGTTTCCTCAGATCAGAATTTCTGTTCCCAGAACCGCTGCTGATGAAACTCTTGAAAATATTTACTTTGAAGGATTGCATCAACTGAAACCAAATGCATGGGGCATTTCAGAGCCTGCTCAGGGAGTTCCTACACCTGCAGATAAAATCGATTTGGTGTTGATCCCCCTACTAACTTTCGATAAGCTGGGTCACCGCGTAGGATATGGGAAAGGCTATTATGATCGTTTCCTTAAAGATTGTGGAAAAAATTGTCAGAAAATCGGCCTATCCTTTTTTGAGGCAGTAGACCGTATCGATGATGTAAACGAATTCGACATAAGGATGAATGCCTGCATCACTCCATCCGGATTTATAGTTTTTTGA
- the bshC gene encoding bacillithiol biosynthesis cysteine-adding enzyme BshC — protein sequence MLLQKVPLRSTRSFSDFFLKYIEQDAALKPYYSQFPEVKNFKEQIKEKTPFPSSSRNSLVETLNKQYSKITNPSDAVKKNIQSLADKNTFTVVTGHQLNIFTGPLYFIYKIVTVINACKKLKATYPESNFVPVYWMASEDHDYEEIKYFRLYGKKYTWETDQKGAVGHFNTKELKKLLQELPGDVSIFKEAYEKNELLSDAVRHYVNKLFGNEGLIVIDADDRSLKNILKPVIREDLMEHTPFNLVSKTSEKLQAAGFHTQVNPREINFFYNDKGLRSRLEKKDNDFIVVDTDLKFSKAEIDKMIEETPEKFSPNVILRPLYQEMILPNLAYVGGPSELVYWLQLKDVFKHFNVPFPALMPRNFAMIVDHSTGRKLAKTGLEIQDFFEEKNYLYNHWVTKNSSHNLSLGKEMKTLEALLEDIYKRSIGIDPTLGQMTKAESKRIQNGLERVEKKMLRAEKRLQSDKLRQLDSVKDSLFPNGSLQERSDNFLNFYQQDPSFIEKMLKNFDPFDYQFNVLTYHE from the coding sequence ATGCTGCTTCAGAAAGTTCCGTTACGGAGTACACGCTCTTTTTCCGATTTTTTTCTGAAGTACATCGAACAGGATGCTGCATTAAAGCCCTACTATTCTCAGTTTCCGGAAGTTAAAAATTTCAAGGAGCAGATCAAGGAGAAAACTCCCTTTCCATCTTCTTCCAGAAACTCATTGGTTGAGACTCTTAATAAACAATATTCAAAGATCACCAATCCCTCCGACGCGGTTAAGAAAAACATTCAATCTTTAGCAGACAAAAATACTTTCACTGTAGTCACCGGACATCAGCTAAATATTTTTACCGGACCGTTGTATTTCATTTACAAAATTGTCACTGTCATTAATGCCTGCAAAAAATTAAAGGCGACTTATCCTGAATCTAATTTTGTTCCGGTATACTGGATGGCTTCAGAGGATCATGATTATGAAGAGATAAAGTATTTTCGACTATACGGAAAAAAGTACACCTGGGAAACTGATCAAAAGGGTGCGGTTGGGCATTTTAACACCAAGGAATTAAAGAAGCTATTGCAAGAGCTTCCCGGTGATGTCTCCATTTTTAAGGAAGCCTACGAAAAAAATGAACTATTAAGTGATGCCGTACGACATTACGTTAACAAACTATTTGGAAATGAGGGATTGATTGTCATTGATGCTGATGATCGTTCATTGAAAAATATTTTAAAACCCGTCATCAGGGAAGATCTGATGGAACATACTCCATTCAATCTTGTTTCAAAGACGAGCGAAAAGCTTCAGGCTGCCGGGTTTCATACACAAGTAAATCCTCGGGAGATCAATTTCTTTTATAATGATAAGGGATTAAGAAGTCGCCTGGAGAAAAAAGATAATGACTTCATTGTAGTGGATACTGATCTGAAATTTTCAAAAGCTGAGATCGATAAGATGATTGAGGAAACTCCCGAAAAATTCAGTCCTAATGTAATCCTCAGGCCACTTTATCAGGAGATGATACTTCCAAATCTGGCATATGTTGGGGGACCTTCCGAATTAGTCTACTGGCTGCAACTAAAAGATGTATTCAAGCATTTCAATGTTCCATTTCCAGCATTGATGCCAAGAAATTTTGCGATGATCGTGGATCATTCAACCGGTCGCAAACTTGCAAAAACAGGACTTGAAATTCAGGACTTCTTTGAAGAGAAAAACTATCTCTACAATCATTGGGTGACTAAAAATTCATCCCACAATCTTTCCCTCGGGAAGGAAATGAAAACCCTGGAAGCACTATTGGAGGATATCTACAAAAGAAGTATTGGCATTGATCCTACCCTTGGTCAAATGACAAAAGCTGAAAGCAAACGCATCCAGAACGGACTTGAGAGGGTTGAGAAAAAAATGCTTCGCGCAGAAAAGCGGCTGCAGTCAGACAAGCTACGTCAATTGGATTCCGTCAAGGATTCTCTTTTCCCCAACGGAAGTCTTCAGGAACGCAGTGATAACTTTTTAAATTTCTATCAGCAGGATCCTTCTTTTATAGAAAAAATGCTTAAGAATTTCGACCCTTTCGATTACCAATTCAATGTTCTGACCTATCATGAATAA
- the rimO gene encoding 30S ribosomal protein S12 methylthiotransferase RimO yields MRAKGNKKTKVNIVTLGCSKNLVDSEVILTQLRGNNIDAVHESKKDDASIVVINTCGFIDNAKQESIDTILRYVDAKEEGLVEKVYVTGCLSQRYKDDLEKEIPLVDAWYGTRDLSRLLKTLNANYKHELVGERILTNPNHYAYLKISEGCDRPCSFCAIPLMRGGHISRPIEELVLEARNLAKNGVKELLLIAQDSTYYGLDLYKKRSLADLLKRLSDVEGIEWIRLHYAFPAGFPMDALDVMAERSNICNYIDIPLQHGSTEMLKIMRRGITREKTQQLIETIREKVPGIAIRTTLIAGHPGETEDHFQEMMSFVERSRFDRLGVFSYSHEENTHSHSMPDSIPAEIKQERVDAIMDLQQGISLELNRDKINKIYKVLVDRKEGGNFIGRTEFDSPEVDNEVIIKSKNYLRMGDFFQVKITDASEFDLTGEAIS; encoded by the coding sequence GTGCGGGCAAAGGGAAATAAAAAGACAAAAGTTAACATCGTGACACTGGGGTGCTCAAAAAACCTGGTGGATTCTGAAGTGATTTTGACTCAGTTGAGAGGAAATAATATTGATGCTGTTCACGAGTCAAAAAAGGACGACGCAAGCATTGTGGTGATCAATACTTGTGGATTCATAGACAATGCCAAGCAGGAATCAATTGATACCATTCTCCGCTATGTGGACGCCAAGGAAGAGGGACTCGTTGAAAAGGTGTATGTCACTGGATGTCTTTCCCAACGATACAAAGATGATCTTGAAAAGGAAATTCCTTTAGTCGATGCCTGGTATGGCACCCGGGATCTTTCCAGGTTATTAAAAACCCTGAATGCAAATTACAAGCATGAGCTGGTGGGTGAGCGCATTCTCACCAATCCAAATCATTACGCTTACTTAAAAATATCAGAAGGTTGCGATCGGCCCTGTTCTTTTTGCGCCATACCATTAATGCGTGGTGGCCATATCTCCAGACCAATCGAAGAGCTCGTTCTTGAAGCAAGGAATCTTGCAAAGAACGGTGTGAAAGAATTATTATTAATCGCTCAGGATTCTACCTATTATGGACTTGATCTTTATAAAAAAAGAAGTCTTGCGGATTTACTGAAAAGACTTTCTGATGTAGAGGGGATCGAATGGATACGATTGCACTATGCATTCCCGGCAGGTTTTCCGATGGATGCATTGGATGTGATGGCAGAACGGAGCAACATTTGCAACTATATCGACATTCCCTTACAACATGGATCGACAGAAATGTTGAAGATCATGCGTCGGGGAATTACTCGTGAAAAAACTCAGCAATTGATTGAGACTATTCGTGAGAAGGTTCCGGGGATTGCGATTCGGACGACGTTGATTGCAGGTCATCCGGGAGAAACAGAAGATCACTTTCAGGAGATGATGTCGTTTGTTGAGCGATCACGTTTTGACAGATTAGGTGTTTTTTCCTATTCGCATGAAGAAAATACTCATTCTCATTCAATGCCTGATTCAATCCCTGCAGAGATTAAGCAAGAGCGGGTGGATGCGATCATGGATTTACAACAGGGCATTTCTCTTGAATTAAATCGCGATAAAATCAATAAGATCTACAAAGTGCTTGTTGACCGAAAAGAAGGAGGAAATTTTATAGGAAGGACCGAATTTGATTCACCGGAAGTAGATAACGAGGTAATCATTAAATCGAAGAACTACCTTCGCATGGGCGATTTTTTTCAGGTAAAGATCACAGATGCTTCTGAATTTGATCTGACTGGGGAGGCCATAAGCTAA
- the ftsY gene encoding signal recognition particle-docking protein FtsY, translating to MSLFGNLFSKEKKDSLDKGLEKSNENFFGKLSKALVGKSTVDDDVLDNLEEVLVGSDVGIETTLKIIERIQQRVARDKYIGTSELDRILKEEVAALLSENKTLEVIDFETPAGVKPYVLMVVGVNGVGKTTTIGKLAAQFKKNGKKVVLGAADTFRAAAVDQLKLWGERVGVPVIAKGMNTDPSAVAFEAVQEGVKQDADVIIIDTAGRLHTKVNLMAELSKIMRAAQKVLPNAPHDVLLVLDGSTGQNAMVQAREFTKATSVTCLAITKLDGTAKGGVVIGISDEFKIPVKYIGVGEKVEDLQVFNKIEFVDSLFGKN from the coding sequence ATGTCATTATTCGGCAATCTGTTTTCCAAAGAAAAAAAGGATTCTCTTGATAAAGGACTTGAAAAATCCAACGAAAACTTTTTCGGCAAGCTGAGCAAGGCATTGGTTGGAAAATCAACCGTGGATGATGATGTGCTGGATAATCTGGAAGAGGTGCTGGTCGGTTCGGATGTAGGTATCGAGACCACTCTCAAGATCATTGAGAGAATCCAACAACGTGTAGCACGCGACAAATACATTGGCACCAGTGAGCTGGATCGTATTTTAAAAGAAGAAGTAGCGGCTCTTCTGTCAGAAAATAAAACTCTGGAGGTCATTGATTTTGAAACCCCTGCGGGCGTTAAGCCTTACGTTCTTATGGTGGTGGGCGTCAATGGTGTTGGTAAAACAACCACTATCGGAAAGCTTGCTGCGCAATTCAAAAAGAATGGTAAAAAAGTAGTGCTTGGTGCTGCTGATACTTTCCGTGCCGCTGCCGTCGACCAGTTAAAGCTCTGGGGAGAACGCGTTGGAGTTCCTGTCATTGCAAAGGGGATGAACACGGATCCGTCAGCGGTGGCGTTTGAAGCTGTTCAAGAGGGTGTTAAGCAAGACGCTGATGTAATTATCATTGATACTGCAGGAAGACTTCACACGAAAGTGAATCTGATGGCAGAATTATCCAAGATCATGCGTGCCGCACAAAAGGTTCTTCCAAATGCACCGCATGATGTTTTATTAGTTCTGGATGGAAGCACAGGCCAGAATGCAATGGTTCAGGCGCGTGAGTTTACAAAAGCAACATCTGTTACCTGCCTCGCGATCACAAAACTTGATGGCACTGCAAAGGGCGGTGTGGTAATTGGAATTTCAGATGAGTTTAAAATTCCCGTGAAATATATCGGGGTTGGAGAAAAAGTTGAGGATCTTCAGGTATTCAACAAAATCGAATTTGTTGACTCACTATTTGGGAAGAACTAG
- a CDS encoding DUF4295 domain-containing protein — MAKKVVASLKKADGKNFAKVIRAIKSEKTGAYTFREEIVPAELVKETLAKKG; from the coding sequence ATGGCAAAGAAAGTTGTTGCATCCTTAAAGAAAGCCGACGGAAAGAACTTCGCGAAAGTGATCCGCGCCATCAAGTCTGAAAAGACCGGAGCTTATACCTTCAGAGAAGAAATTGTACCAGCAGAACTGGTAAAAGAAACTCTCGCTAAGAAGGGTTAA
- the rpmG gene encoding 50S ribosomal protein L33 yields the protein MAKKGNRIQVILECTEHKASGLPGMSRHITTKNRKNTTERIELKKYNPVMKKYTVHKEIK from the coding sequence ATGGCAAAGAAAGGCAATCGCATTCAGGTAATTCTCGAGTGCACAGAACATAAGGCATCAGGACTTCCTGGTATGAGCCGTCACATCACAACAAAGAATCGTAAGAACACTACGGAGCGTATTGAATTGAAGAAATACAATCCTGTGATGAAGAAGTATACCGTTCACAAAGAAATTAAATAA
- a CDS encoding 50S ribosomal protein L28, producing the protein MARVCEITGKRPQVGNKVSHANNKTKRKFYPNLQTKRFFIPEENKWITLKVSTKAIKTINTKGITAVLKEARANGMLAN; encoded by the coding sequence ATGGCAAGGGTTTGCGAAATCACTGGAAAGCGTCCGCAAGTGGGAAACAAAGTTTCTCATGCGAATAACAAGACCAAGAGAAAGTTCTATCCCAACCTTCAGACAAAGAGGTTTTTCATTCCTGAGGAGAATAAGTGGATTACTTTGAAAGTTTCCACCAAGGCGATCAAGACGATCAACACAAAAGGCATCACTGCTGTGTTGAAAGAAGCGCGTGCTAATGGAATGTTGGCAAACTGA
- a CDS encoding tetratricopeptide repeat protein — translation MKYPIAIFLAVFFSTSCFGQNSDIDSLRKLLPSVTGEKKIRVILDLCWQYRFINADTARQLGLEGLSLAKEAKLKDLEAEALTYVGVTHEAQGNYGEALTFELEALAIRRKLGDDSRTAKTLNDIGIIYDEKGDYQTSLEYYFEARRIFERLKDASKTAMVITNIGIVLKAQKEFKKVIVLYHEARAIYVSINNKFGIAACDANLGSVYLILDQNDSALYYSLRASREFEEQNVRQFLPSTLCNAGLAYDKIGQQSNARDYMQRALKLNEEYGNKKEIADVLIRLAGIDRRTGMIASGFANVEKGLAIAQKIGASEQILMARQELSQLNEAKGNYKEAYEEHLRYVSAKDSVFEQEKSKQIAELQTRYETEKKESEIQLLTQENELKDFHLLRTQFITALLAVLLIALFGISYLWRNRVKLKQQAELESTKALLKDAQLQAVITSQEEERRRFAADLHDGMGQMISALRLNLSNEPVPASKVEEAVDILNEMNVEIRKIAFNLMPQVLMNSGLTEALTEFANRINRTGKIQVSIQAFDVNPQMSAQQKIALYRICQEWVNNILKYSSATRISLQLVQHEDELVTIIEDNGKGFDPATLISSQGNGWKNINSRLGLIKGTIEIDSTAGSEGTTVIITVPEEQIAVSL, via the coding sequence ATGAAATACCCCATCGCCATTTTTCTGGCAGTTTTCTTCTCAACCTCCTGTTTTGGACAAAATTCCGACATTGACAGCCTTCGAAAATTACTGCCATCAGTAACCGGAGAAAAGAAAATCAGGGTCATTCTGGATCTCTGCTGGCAATACCGGTTTATCAATGCAGATACCGCCCGGCAGCTGGGTTTGGAAGGCCTTTCTCTTGCCAAGGAAGCCAAACTTAAAGACCTTGAAGCGGAGGCTCTTACATATGTAGGAGTTACCCATGAAGCCCAGGGGAACTATGGCGAAGCGCTCACTTTCGAACTGGAAGCACTTGCCATTCGCAGAAAATTGGGAGACGATTCCAGGACTGCCAAAACACTTAATGATATTGGAATTATATATGATGAGAAAGGAGACTATCAGACTTCTCTTGAGTATTATTTCGAGGCGAGAAGAATTTTTGAGCGACTTAAAGATGCTTCCAAAACGGCGATGGTCATTACCAACATAGGGATTGTACTGAAAGCTCAAAAGGAATTTAAAAAAGTGATCGTCCTTTATCACGAGGCCAGAGCTATCTATGTTAGTATCAATAATAAATTCGGTATCGCTGCCTGCGATGCAAATCTGGGTTCCGTTTATCTGATTCTTGATCAGAACGATAGTGCTCTTTATTATTCATTGAGAGCTTCCCGCGAATTTGAAGAACAGAATGTTCGCCAGTTTCTTCCCAGCACATTATGCAATGCTGGTCTTGCCTACGATAAAATCGGGCAACAATCCAATGCCAGAGATTATATGCAGAGAGCTCTGAAACTCAATGAAGAATATGGAAATAAAAAAGAAATCGCTGATGTCTTGATCAGGCTCGCTGGTATTGACCGGAGAACCGGAATGATTGCGTCAGGGTTTGCTAATGTTGAAAAAGGATTAGCGATTGCTCAAAAAATAGGTGCCAGCGAACAAATACTTATGGCACGGCAAGAACTTTCACAGCTGAATGAAGCAAAAGGAAATTATAAGGAAGCATATGAAGAGCATCTTCGATATGTGTCGGCAAAGGATTCTGTATTTGAACAGGAAAAATCAAAGCAGATTGCGGAATTGCAAACTCGCTATGAAACGGAAAAAAAGGAAAGTGAAATACAATTGCTCACACAGGAAAATGAACTAAAAGATTTTCATCTTCTCAGAACACAATTTATCACAGCCTTACTGGCAGTCCTTTTGATCGCTTTATTCGGCATCAGCTATTTGTGGAGAAATCGTGTTAAACTAAAGCAGCAAGCAGAGCTTGAATCCACAAAAGCACTTTTAAAAGACGCTCAACTTCAGGCTGTCATTACTTCTCAGGAAGAAGAGCGTCGTCGTTTTGCAGCCGACCTCCATGATGGCATGGGACAAATGATCTCAGCACTGCGACTGAATCTTTCCAATGAGCCAGTGCCCGCCAGCAAGGTAGAGGAAGCCGTAGATATTCTGAATGAAATGAATGTTGAAATCAGAAAAATTGCATTCAACCTGATGCCTCAGGTATTAATGAATAGCGGACTCACGGAAGCATTGACGGAATTTGCAAACAGAATAAATCGTACTGGGAAAATTCAGGTTTCTATTCAGGCCTTTGATGTGAATCCTCAAATGTCAGCGCAACAAAAAATCGCACTCTACCGAATTTGCCAGGAGTGGGTCAATAACATATTAAAGTATAGCAGCGCGACACGGATATCTCTTCAACTGGTACAGCATGAGGACGAACTGGTCACAATCATTGAAGACAATGGAAAAGGATTTGACCCGGCAACATTGATTTCGAGTCAGGGTAACGGTTGGAAGAATATTAATTCCCGACTTGGCCTCATTAAGGGCACCATTGAAATAGATTCCACCGCTGGAAGCGAGGGGACTACTGTAATAATTACTGTCCCGGAAGAGCAGATAGCTGTGAGCTTGTGA
- a CDS encoding response regulator transcription factor, producing the protein MKGKRVKVVLVDDHRIVLDGLVSLLESDADFIILAALGSGEEVLEFFKQEQPDILLTDYSLPGISGLELARAIKRDYPKTKVVALSMHDEAHLVKNILKEGVDGYLLKNIQQFELKNALKQVMMGMPYVSPEITKLLMHDLNNPAEENSLLTDRERDILRLIAKECSNKQIAEKLFISERTVETHRKNIFRKTNTTSLVGLIKFAFANNLI; encoded by the coding sequence ATGAAGGGAAAAAGGGTAAAGGTCGTTCTGGTAGATGATCACAGAATTGTGCTTGATGGACTGGTCTCGCTTCTCGAAAGCGATGCTGACTTTATCATACTGGCGGCATTGGGTTCAGGTGAAGAGGTGCTTGAATTCTTTAAGCAGGAACAGCCCGACATTTTATTGACAGATTATAGTCTTCCAGGTATCTCTGGTCTTGAGCTGGCGCGCGCCATCAAAAGAGATTATCCTAAAACAAAAGTAGTAGCCCTCAGCATGCATGATGAAGCTCATCTTGTAAAAAATATTTTGAAAGAAGGTGTAGATGGTTATTTGCTGAAGAACATCCAGCAGTTTGAATTGAAGAATGCCCTTAAGCAAGTGATGATGGGAATGCCATACGTAAGTCCTGAGATCACCAAGCTTCTGATGCATGATTTAAATAATCCTGCTGAAGAAAATTCTTTATTAACCGATCGTGAGCGAGACATTCTTCGCCTGATTGCCAAAGAGTGCTCCAACAAACAGATCGCAGAAAAACTTTTTATCAGTGAACGCACGGTTGAAACACACCGCAAGAATATCTTTCGAAAGACGAATACCACTTCTCTGGTGGGTCTTATCAAATTCGCTTTCGCCAATAACCTGATTTAA